Proteins encoded in a region of the Zunongwangia endophytica genome:
- a CDS encoding GntR family transcriptional regulator has product MLTKTIDVKIRENSRIPKYKQIVDSIINDVARGNLKVDQKIPSINELSESCYLSRDTVEKAYRQLKKQQVIISVKGKGYYIAKNDLISKVNVFFLINKPSSYKMRIYNSFVNALGVKGHVNLYIYHCEESLFVKAIEKNLNAFDYYVIMPHFKDNNLNHASYTDKIIKTLESIPKEKLILLDNGKPNINGIYGSVYQDFRNDIYEALKEGLEKLKKYDKIILIYPQKSVFPYPKRIMHGFRQFCIEHNFDFEILDEIYEDMELQKLDVYVTIEESDLVNLVKQIRERNLNLGEDIGVISYNETPLKELLGITVISTDFKAMGESAAYMVLKNKKEKVKNVFKYIERNSV; this is encoded by the coding sequence ATGCTAACGAAAACGATTGATGTTAAAATTAGAGAAAATTCTCGAATACCAAAGTATAAACAGATAGTAGATTCAATAATAAACGATGTTGCTAGAGGAAATTTGAAAGTTGATCAGAAAATACCTTCAATTAATGAGTTAAGTGAAAGTTGCTATCTATCAAGAGATACCGTTGAGAAAGCGTATAGACAATTAAAGAAACAACAGGTAATCATATCGGTTAAAGGAAAAGGGTATTATATCGCTAAAAATGATTTAATCTCAAAAGTTAATGTTTTCTTTCTAATCAATAAACCGAGCTCTTATAAAATGAGAATATACAACTCGTTTGTAAATGCATTAGGAGTAAAAGGTCACGTAAATCTTTACATCTATCATTGTGAAGAATCTCTATTTGTAAAAGCTATTGAAAAAAATTTGAATGCTTTTGATTATTATGTAATAATGCCGCATTTTAAAGATAACAATCTTAATCACGCAAGCTACACAGATAAAATTATTAAGACCTTGGAAAGTATACCAAAGGAAAAGCTGATACTATTGGATAATGGAAAACCAAACATTAACGGCATATACGGTAGTGTATACCAAGACTTTCGAAACGATATCTACGAAGCTCTAAAAGAAGGTCTCGAGAAGCTTAAAAAATATGACAAAATAATTCTTATATATCCTCAAAAATCAGTCTTCCCATATCCCAAAAGAATTATGCATGGATTTAGGCAATTTTGTATTGAGCATAATTTTGACTTTGAAATTTTAGATGAAATATATGAGGACATGGAACTTCAAAAATTGGATGTTTATGTAACTATTGAAGAAAGTGATCTTGTAAATCTTGTTAAACAGATTAGAGAAAGAAATCTAAATCTCGGAGAAGATATCGGAGTTATTTCATATAATGAAACACCTCTTAAAGAATTATTAGGGATAACAGTTATTAGTACAGATTTTAAGGCTATGGGTGAGTCAGCTGCTTACATGGTACTAAAAAATAAAAAAGAAAAGGTGAAAAATGTATTTAAGTATATAGAGCGTAATTCTGTTTAA
- the fucP gene encoding L-fucose:H+ symporter permease: MKTEAPVISKRIILPFILVTSLFALWGFANDITNPMVSAFKKVLELNNFRASLVQFAFYGGYFTMALPAAIFVNKYSYKKGVLMGLALYALGALLFYPAAAFEQFYYFLAALYILTFGLAFLETTANPYILAMGDPSTATRRLNLAQAFNPIGALGGLIVAQNYILAALQSDDLTSAGMLVYETLDEGGRNSIRTSDLAVIRDPYMILGLVVIGFFIVILCTNMPQNKEQEKKSDIKESIKRLFSNSRFRGGVIAQMFYVGAQIMVWTYLYQYAESINIDNTTAVNYGIAALIVFLIGRWLGTALMKFVDSGTLLMYFAIGASVCTLITIFVPGMIGLYSLVTISLFMSIMFPTIYGIALENLGEDAKFGAAFLVMAIVGGAIMPSLQGLILDFGGTGYEDVYILGVPEINLSFILPLICFVVVIFFGYKTRRN, encoded by the coding sequence ATGAAAACAGAAGCTCCGGTAATATCTAAAAGAATAATTTTACCCTTTATTCTAGTTACATCGTTATTTGCACTTTGGGGATTTGCTAATGATATTACAAATCCTATGGTTTCAGCTTTTAAAAAAGTTTTAGAACTTAATAATTTTAGAGCTTCTTTAGTTCAATTCGCATTTTATGGTGGATACTTTACAATGGCGTTGCCTGCAGCAATTTTCGTGAATAAATACTCCTATAAAAAAGGAGTATTAATGGGTTTAGCTTTGTATGCTTTAGGAGCGCTTCTCTTTTATCCAGCTGCTGCATTTGAACAATTTTATTATTTTTTAGCGGCTTTATATATCTTAACTTTTGGTCTCGCTTTTTTGGAGACCACGGCAAACCCTTATATTCTGGCAATGGGAGATCCATCCACGGCTACAAGAAGACTTAACCTCGCTCAGGCATTCAATCCTATTGGTGCATTGGGTGGATTAATAGTAGCACAAAACTATATTTTAGCTGCCTTACAATCTGATGATTTAACTTCTGCCGGTATGCTGGTATATGAAACTTTAGATGAAGGAGGCAGAAATTCAATTAGAACTTCAGATCTTGCAGTTATAAGAGATCCTTATATGATATTGGGTTTAGTGGTTATCGGATTTTTTATTGTGATACTTTGTACTAACATGCCACAAAATAAAGAACAAGAAAAAAAATCAGATATAAAAGAATCAATCAAAAGACTGTTTTCCAATTCCAGATTTAGAGGAGGCGTAATAGCTCAAATGTTTTATGTGGGAGCGCAAATCATGGTTTGGACTTATCTTTATCAATATGCTGAATCTATCAATATTGATAATACTACAGCGGTAAATTATGGTATCGCAGCTTTGATCGTTTTCTTAATTGGAAGATGGCTGGGAACTGCTTTAATGAAATTTGTAGATTCTGGAACACTCTTGATGTATTTTGCAATTGGAGCATCAGTTTGTACATTGATAACGATTTTCGTACCAGGGATGATTGGTTTATATAGCCTTGTAACAATTTCATTATTTATGTCTATTATGTTCCCAACCATTTATGGGATAGCTCTAGAGAATTTAGGTGAAGATGCTAAATTTGGTGCTGCTTTTCTAGTTATGGCAATTGTAGGTGGAGCAATTATGCCTTCACTTCAAGGTCTTATTCTAGACTTTGGGGGTACAGGCTATGAAGATGTCTATATACTTGGAGTACCAGAGATAAATTTATCTTTTATATTGCCTCTAATTTGTTTTGTAGTGGTAATTTTCTTCGGCTACAAAACAAGAAGGAATTAA
- a CDS encoding SDR family oxidoreductase, producing the protein MDLRLENKIVLVTGGAGIEGSIGQTIVFALAKEGAIPIILDRNERGFDYEKQLQEINAKARFFKTDLSKPEQIKSSIEKIGNEFSGIDIIINNVGVNDGVSLNSTTEDFINSLHLNLISYFATLKYALPLLKTKKGNILNIGSKVAITGQGGTSGYAASKGGVLGLTREWAVDLIQYNIRCNALIIAESMTPAYQDWLDTLKDGEAKRKAIEEKIPFENRMTSPDEIANMALFIISERSTHTTGQFIFVDGGYVHLDRALLNNS; encoded by the coding sequence ATGGATTTAAGATTAGAAAATAAAATAGTGCTTGTTACAGGCGGTGCTGGAATAGAAGGAAGTATAGGACAAACTATTGTCTTTGCCTTAGCTAAAGAGGGAGCTATTCCTATTATTCTGGATAGGAATGAAAGAGGTTTCGATTATGAAAAACAGCTTCAGGAAATCAACGCTAAAGCGAGATTTTTCAAAACTGATCTTTCTAAACCAGAACAAATCAAGTCTTCAATTGAAAAAATAGGAAATGAATTTTCCGGAATAGACATAATAATCAATAATGTAGGTGTAAACGACGGGGTTTCGTTGAACTCTACCACTGAGGATTTTATAAACTCACTTCATCTCAACCTAATTAGTTATTTCGCAACCTTAAAGTACGCTTTGCCCCTACTTAAAACTAAGAAAGGAAATATTTTAAATATTGGATCGAAAGTAGCAATTACTGGTCAAGGTGGAACCTCTGGATATGCAGCTTCTAAAGGTGGAGTTCTGGGGCTAACTCGCGAGTGGGCTGTCGATTTGATTCAATATAATATAAGATGCAATGCACTTATCATAGCTGAGAGTATGACACCGGCCTATCAGGACTGGCTTGATACACTTAAGGATGGAGAAGCCAAACGAAAAGCTATAGAAGAAAAAATACCATTTGAGAATAGAATGACTTCGCCAGATGAGATAGCAAATATGGCTCTTTTCATAATTTCTGAAAGATCAACACATACTACTGGTCAGTTTATATTCGTAGATGGAGGTTATGTCCATTTAGATCGCGCATTATTAAACAATTCATGA
- a CDS encoding amidohydrolase family protein, translated as MVIDTHQHFWKYELDKHAWIDENMKQIRRDFLPADLEPELKANGIDGCIAVQADQTEAENNFLIKLSKENKYIKGITGWVDFKSDKIEERLDYYSDFEIMKGFRHIVQGESDPNFLLRKDFSKGISNLEKHRFIYEILVFPYQLGSVLEFVRKFPNQLFIIDHIAKPYIKDGFMEGWKLLITEIAKSENVYCKISGMITEADYESWTFTQLQPYIDIVLDSFGTKRLMFGSDWPVCLVAGDYFTVKELADKTVIKFSEKEKENFWSTNAIQFYNL; from the coding sequence ATGGTAATAGATACGCATCAGCATTTTTGGAAATATGAGCTCGATAAGCATGCTTGGATCGATGAGAATATGAAACAGATTCGGCGTGATTTTTTACCAGCTGATTTAGAACCTGAACTGAAAGCAAATGGGATAGACGGATGCATTGCCGTGCAGGCAGATCAAACTGAGGCCGAAAACAATTTTTTAATTAAACTTTCTAAAGAAAATAAATATATCAAAGGAATTACAGGCTGGGTAGATTTTAAATCGGATAAAATTGAAGAACGATTAGATTATTATTCAGATTTTGAAATTATGAAAGGTTTTCGCCATATAGTTCAGGGAGAATCCGACCCAAACTTTTTGCTAAGAAAAGATTTTTCTAAAGGTATTTCAAACTTAGAAAAGCACAGATTTATCTACGAAATTCTTGTATTTCCATATCAACTTGGAAGCGTTTTAGAATTTGTTCGCAAGTTTCCTAATCAACTCTTTATTATAGATCATATAGCTAAACCCTATATTAAAGATGGATTCATGGAAGGCTGGAAATTATTGATTACTGAAATCGCTAAATCTGAAAATGTTTATTGTAAAATCTCTGGAATGATAACAGAAGCCGACTATGAAAGTTGGACTTTCACTCAACTTCAACCTTATATTGATATTGTACTAGATAGCTTTGGAACGAAAAGGTTAATGTTTGGTTCAGACTGGCCAGTATGTTTAGTTGCCGGAGATTATTTTACAGTAAAAGAGCTTGCTGATAAAACCGTAATTAAATTTAGTGAGAAGGAAAAAGAAAATTTCTGGAGTACTAATGCTATACAATTTTATAACCTATAA
- a CDS encoding L-rhamnose mutarotase produces the protein MKRYCFTCDLENDPELIAKYKEYHKKGNVWNEILESIRTSGISGMQIYLIETRLFMIMDTSDEFNLENKEVKDANNEIVQSWERLMGKFQKIPEFSKYGKKWVLMDKIFDLTENK, from the coding sequence ATGAAGAGATATTGTTTTACCTGTGATCTGGAAAATGATCCAGAGCTTATCGCAAAATATAAGGAATACCATAAAAAAGGAAATGTATGGAATGAAATATTGGAAAGCATCCGTACATCTGGAATTTCTGGTATGCAAATATATCTTATTGAGACTCGGCTCTTCATGATAATGGATACTTCAGATGAATTCAATCTAGAAAATAAAGAAGTCAAAGATGCTAATAATGAAATAGTGCAGAGTTGGGAGCGGTTGATGGGTAAATTTCAAAAAATACCAGAATTTTCTAAATATGGTAAGAAATGGGTTTTAATGGATAAGATATTCGATTTGACTGAGAATAAATAA
- a CDS encoding zinc-binding alcohol dehydrogenase family protein — protein MKYIVCEEPNNFQMKNKEIPQKRKGEALLKVHRVGICGTDLHAYAGNQAFFKYPRILGHELAAEIIEIEQNEQNLKKGDHVIIMPYISCGKCIACKKGQTNCCENIQVLGVHTDGGMQEIISVRNDLLIPANGLDYNEMAIVEPLAIGAHAIRRAALQPNEKIVVIGCGPIGIGLMKLAQIGGAEVIALDVNNERLEYAKKNIGVKYAFNVLEDPISKISEVTNGDMASVVFDATGNKLALETGTNYMAHGGRFVLVGLSKGTLTYEHPKIHAKETTLMCSRNATLEDFKFVIDHLKEFPTKSFVTHQVNYDEMIQNFDSWLIPETGVIKAIIRFD, from the coding sequence ATGAAATATATAGTTTGTGAAGAACCCAATAACTTTCAAATGAAGAATAAGGAAATTCCACAGAAAAGAAAAGGAGAAGCTTTGTTGAAAGTGCATAGAGTGGGTATTTGTGGAACAGATTTGCACGCTTATGCCGGAAATCAGGCATTTTTTAAATATCCTAGAATTCTTGGACATGAATTGGCAGCTGAAATTATTGAGATTGAACAAAATGAGCAGAATTTAAAAAAAGGTGATCATGTAATTATTATGCCCTACATAAGCTGCGGGAAATGCATAGCCTGTAAAAAGGGACAGACCAATTGCTGCGAGAATATTCAGGTTTTGGGAGTACATACTGATGGTGGAATGCAGGAAATCATTTCTGTCAGGAACGATCTTTTGATACCTGCAAATGGTCTGGATTATAATGAAATGGCGATTGTAGAACCACTTGCCATTGGAGCACATGCAATAAGAAGGGCTGCATTGCAGCCTAATGAAAAAATAGTCGTTATAGGTTGCGGTCCTATAGGCATCGGACTGATGAAGCTCGCCCAAATTGGAGGAGCTGAGGTTATCGCTCTTGATGTAAATAATGAACGCTTAGAATATGCTAAAAAGAATATAGGGGTCAAGTATGCTTTTAACGTTTTGGAAGATCCGATATCTAAAATTAGTGAAGTAACTAATGGAGATATGGCAAGTGTCGTATTTGATGCAACGGGAAATAAATTAGCACTAGAGACAGGAACGAATTACATGGCTCATGGTGGACGATTTGTTTTGGTAGGTCTTTCAAAAGGTACACTAACCTATGAACATCCAAAAATTCACGCAAAGGAAACAACCCTAATGTGCAGTCGCAATGCAACACTAGAGGATTTTAAGTTTGTCATTGATCACTTAAAAGAATTCCCAACTAAATCCTTTGTAACGCATCAGGTTAATTATGATGAGATGATTCAAAACTTTGATTCATGGCTCATTCCTGAAACTGGTGTTATTAAGGCTATAATTAGGTTTGATTAA
- the galB gene encoding beta-galactosidase GalB: MKRLIKNSRIGKVFFALMLICSFAACKKQEKREIAEGRIVQNFNKDWNFQLGKHSEAKDDSIDLTGWRTLDVPHDWSIEGEFSEEHPTKPEGGALPAGIGWYRKSFEVPADWKERDIFISFDGVYRNSEVWINGEYLGKRPFGYISFQYELTPYLKFEASNVIAVKVDNSAQPNSRWYTGSGIYRNVHLIAKSKIHIDHWGTFTTTPFVSEDSAKINLKVKLKNRRDTLKNIQIKSVILDHAGQKIADKERNVEISAEDSLEVTQEFNISNPKLWDTENPYLYSINTSILQNGKLLDNYKTPLGIREFYFDAEKGFFLNGELTKIHGVCLHHDNGALGAAINIHALERKLKLLKDMGANAIRMAHNPPSPEMLELTDKMGFIVQDEAFDVWKKGKVKEDYQTTWDDWYEKDLKAMLYRDRNHPSIMMWSIGNEIREQFDSTGLSITKELIDIVKSIDTTRPVTSALTENIPEKNFIWQSGALDLLGFNYKHEAYEDLPNRFPNQKFISSESISGLMSRGSYDMPSNERRNWPPAHNEEFDGNEDYTVSAYDQVSAYWGSTHEETWKTVKKLDHMAGMFVWTGFDYLGEPIPYPYPARSSYFGIIDLAGFPKDVYYMYKSEWNKEDVLHIFPHWNWEKEKTIDVWAYYNNADQVELFLNGKSLGTKSKKADDLHISWRVEYEPGTLKAISRKNGKTVLEKIIKSAGDPFKIKLEPNKSEFIADGDDLIFVTVDIVDKDGVLAPRAENLVNFEVIGGGKIVGVDNGYQASLESFKANKRKAFNGKCLVIIQSNGKNEPIKLQANSEGLESESVSIQINKKAKS; the protein is encoded by the coding sequence ATGAAAAGATTAATTAAAAATAGTAGAATAGGAAAAGTCTTTTTTGCACTTATGTTGATATGCTCTTTTGCAGCTTGTAAAAAGCAAGAAAAAAGAGAAATCGCTGAAGGAAGAATAGTTCAGAATTTCAATAAAGACTGGAATTTTCAGCTTGGTAAGCATTCTGAAGCTAAAGATGATTCTATAGATTTAACAGGTTGGAGAACGTTGGATGTGCCTCATGATTGGAGTATTGAGGGGGAATTTAGCGAAGAACATCCAACCAAACCTGAAGGTGGAGCGTTACCAGCAGGGATAGGTTGGTACCGCAAATCTTTCGAGGTACCAGCCGATTGGAAAGAACGTGATATTTTTATTTCTTTCGATGGAGTTTACCGAAACAGTGAGGTATGGATTAATGGTGAATACCTTGGTAAAAGACCTTTTGGCTATATTTCGTTTCAGTATGAGCTAACGCCATATCTTAAATTTGAAGCGTCCAATGTTATTGCAGTTAAGGTTGATAATTCAGCCCAACCTAATTCTCGTTGGTACACGGGATCTGGGATCTATCGAAATGTACATCTTATTGCCAAATCCAAAATTCATATCGATCATTGGGGAACTTTTACTACTACACCTTTTGTATCCGAAGATTCTGCAAAAATCAATTTAAAGGTAAAATTGAAAAATAGACGGGATACCCTTAAAAATATTCAGATTAAAAGTGTAATTCTAGATCATGCAGGTCAAAAAATAGCTGATAAAGAAAGAAATGTAGAAATTTCAGCAGAAGATTCTTTAGAAGTTACTCAAGAATTTAATATTTCTAATCCGAAGCTATGGGATACCGAAAATCCATATTTATATAGCATCAATACTTCAATTCTTCAAAATGGAAAATTGCTGGACAATTACAAAACTCCACTGGGTATTCGAGAATTCTATTTTGATGCTGAAAAAGGTTTTTTTCTAAATGGAGAACTTACTAAAATTCATGGGGTATGTCTACATCATGATAATGGAGCACTGGGTGCTGCAATAAATATTCATGCACTGGAAAGGAAATTAAAACTACTGAAAGACATGGGAGCTAATGCTATTCGAATGGCACATAATCCCCCTTCTCCAGAAATGTTAGAACTGACTGATAAAATGGGCTTTATTGTTCAGGATGAAGCTTTTGATGTTTGGAAAAAAGGAAAAGTAAAAGAAGATTATCAGACCACTTGGGATGATTGGTATGAGAAGGATTTAAAAGCAATGTTGTATCGGGATCGTAATCATCCTTCTATAATGATGTGGAGTATTGGTAACGAAATCCGAGAACAATTTGATAGCACTGGTTTAAGTATAACAAAGGAATTGATTGATATTGTTAAATCTATTGATACTACACGACCTGTTACTTCTGCATTAACAGAGAATATTCCAGAGAAAAACTTTATTTGGCAATCTGGAGCGCTTGATTTACTAGGTTTTAATTACAAACATGAAGCTTATGAAGATTTACCAAATCGTTTTCCGAACCAGAAATTTATTTCTTCAGAAAGTATTTCCGGTTTAATGAGTCGTGGTAGTTACGATATGCCTTCAAATGAACGTAGAAACTGGCCACCAGCACATAATGAAGAATTTGATGGAAATGAGGATTATACCGTTTCAGCTTACGATCAGGTTTCAGCTTATTGGGGATCTACTCATGAAGAAACCTGGAAAACAGTGAAGAAATTGGATCATATGGCCGGAATGTTTGTTTGGACAGGTTTTGATTATCTGGGAGAACCCATTCCTTATCCATATCCGGCAAGGAGTTCTTATTTCGGGATTATTGATCTGGCAGGATTCCCAAAGGATGTTTATTATATGTATAAGAGTGAATGGAATAAAGAGGATGTTTTGCATATTTTCCCGCACTGGAATTGGGAAAAAGAAAAGACCATAGATGTTTGGGCATACTATAATAATGCAGATCAAGTAGAATTATTTTTAAATGGAAAATCTCTTGGAACTAAATCGAAAAAAGCAGACGATTTACATATTTCCTGGAGGGTAGAGTACGAACCAGGAACTTTAAAAGCAATCTCTAGAAAGAATGGTAAAACAGTATTAGAAAAAATTATAAAAAGTGCGGGAGACCCTTTTAAAATAAAATTAGAACCAAATAAAAGTGAATTTATTGCTGATGGTGATGATCTTATTTTTGTCACTGTAGATATTGTTGATAAGGATGGAGTACTAGCTCCACGGGCTGAAAATCTTGTGAATTTTGAAGTTATCGGAGGAGGTAAAATTGTAGGGGTTGATAATGGCTATCAGGCGAGTCTTGAGTCATTTAAAGCTAATAAAAGAAAAGCATTCAATGGGAAATGTTTAGTGATCATTCAGTCTAATGGGAAAAATGAACCCATTAAACTGCAGGCTAACTCAGAAGGATTAGAATCGGAAAGTGTGAGTATTCAGATAAATAAAAAAGCTAAATCATGA